A single genomic interval of Theropithecus gelada isolate Dixy chromosome 16, Tgel_1.0, whole genome shotgun sequence harbors:
- the ENPP7 gene encoding ectonucleotide pyrophosphatase/phosphodiesterase family member 7 codes for MLKLMPPHAHEAGIRGGTDPAGEPTPEVQPRDVHSHIPKTHGMRSARVTLGLCPPRQELVLCTLCACPSGRPSMRGPAILLTVALATLLAPGAGAPVQSQGSRNKLLLVSFDGFRWNYDQDVDTPNLDAMARDGVKARYMTPAFVTMTSPCHFTLVTGKYIENHGVVHNMYYNTTSKVKLPYHATLGIQRWWDNGSVPIWITAQRQGLRAGSFFYPGGNVTYQGVAVTRSRKEGIAHNYKNETEWRANIDTVMAWFTEEDLDLVTLYFGEPDSTGHKYGPESPERREMVRQVDRTVGYLRESIARNHLTDHLNLIITSDHGMTTVDKQAGDLVEFHKFPNFTFQDIKFELLDYGPNGMLLPKEGRLEKVYNALKDAHPKLHVYKKEEFPEAFHYASNPRVTPLLMYSDLGYVIHGRVNVQFNNGEHGFDNKDMDMKTIFRAVGPSFKAGLEVEPFESVHVYELMCRLLGIVPEANDGDPATLLPMLHTESALPPDGRPALPLNGRSAVLPSSWALVVMGLLGTMILLSEVA; via the exons ATGCTCAAGTTGATGCCACCCCACGCACATGAGGCTGGGATCAGGGGTGGCACTGACCCGGCTGGGGAGCCCACTCCCGAGGTACAACCCAGGGATGTGCACAGCCACATTCCAAAGACGCACGGGATGAGATCAGCCCGGGTGACCCTGGGACTTTGCCCTCCTCGGCAGGAGCTGGTCCTATGCACCCTGTGTGCCTGTCCATCTGGAAGGCCCAGCATGAGAGGCCCAGCCATCCTCCTCACTGTGGCTCTGGCCACGCTCCTGGCTCCCGGGGCCGGGGCACCGGTACAAAGTCAGGGCTCCCGGAACAAGCTGCTTCTGGTGTCCTTCGACGGCTTCCGCTGGAACTATGACCAGGACGTGGACACCCCCAACCTGGATGCCATGGCCCGAGACGGGGTGAAGGCACGCTACATGACCCCCGCCTTTGTCACCATGACCAGCCCCTGCCACTTCACCCTGGTCACCG GCAAATATATCGAGAACCACGGGGTGGTTCACAACATGTACTATAACACCACCAGCAAGGTGAAGCTGCCCTACCATGCCACGCTGGGCATCCAGAGGTGGTGGGACAATGGCAGCGTGCCCATCTGGATCACGGCCCAGAGGCAG GGTCTGAGGGCTGGCTCCTTCTTCTACCCGGGCGGGAACGTCACCTACCAAGGGGTGGCTGTGACGCGGAGCCGGAAGGAAGGCATCGCGCACAACTACAAAAATGAGACGGAGTGGAGAGCGAACATCGACACGGTGATGGCGTGGTTCACGGAGGAGGACCTGGATCTGGTCACACTCTACTTCGGGGAGCCAGACTCCACGGGCCACAAGTACGGCCCCGAGTCCCCGGAGAGGAGGGAGATGGTGCGGCAGGTGGATCGGACCGTGGGCTACCTGCGGGAGAGCATTGCTCGCAACCACCTCACAGACCACCTCAACCTGATCATCACATCTGACCACGGCATGACGACCGTGGACAAGCAGGCTGGCGACCTGGTCGAATTCCACAAGTTCCCCAACTTCACCTTCCAGGACATCAAGTTTGAGCTCCTGGACTACGGACCAAACGGGATGCTGCTCCCTAAAGAAGGGAGGCTGGAGAAGGTGTACAATGCGCTCAAGGATGCCCACCCCAAGCTCCACGTCTACAAGAAGGAGGAGTTCCCCGAGGCCTTCCATTACGCCAGCAACCCCAGAGTCACACCCCTGCTGATGTACAGCGACCTTGGCTACGTCATCCACGGG AGAGTTAACGTCCAGTTCAACAATGGGGAGCACGGCTTTGACAACAAAGACATGGACATGAAGACCATCTTCCGTGCTGTGGGCCCCAGCTTCAAGGCGGGCCTGGAGGTGGAGCCCTTTGAGAGCGTCCACGTGTACGAGCTCATGTGCCGGCTGCTGGGCATCGTGCCCGAGGCCAACGATGGGGACCCGGCTACCCTGCTGCCTATGCTGCACACAG AGTCTGCTCTTCCGCCTGACGGAAGGCCTGCTCTCCCGCTCAACGGAAGGTCTGCTGTCCTGCCCAGCAGCTGGGCCCTCGTTGTGATGGGACTGCTGGGGACCATGATTCTTCTGTCTGAGGTCGCATAA